The nucleotide window TGTTCATCGCGATGGCCGTCGTCTTCGGATTCGGCATCGTGCTGGAGCGGTTGCTGCTCACGCCGCTCTACAGCGAGCGGACCGAGCGGAAGGACGAGTACGGCATCATCGTCACATTCGGCCTCGCGTTCTTTCTGCGCAACATGGCGATCATCGTCTTCGGGGTGTTCCCCCTCAAGCCGCCGTCGTTTGTGGACGGGGTGCAGCGGATCGGGGCGCTCGTGGTATCGAACGACCGGCTGGTTGCCGGAGTCGTCGGCCTGCTCCTGATCTTCGCGCTCCTGTACTTCATGAACGGCACGATCTGGGGACAGGCCCTCGATGCCGTCAGCCAGTCCCGCGACTCGGCATCGATCGTCGGCATCAATCCGCGTCGCTTCAACACGCTGGCGTACGCGGTGGGAGCGGCGCTCGCCGCGGCCGCGGGCGCACTCATCGGGCCGATCTTCTCGCTGTCTCCCGATATGGGCGTCTTGCCCAACATCCAGTCGTACGTGATCGTGATCCTCGGGGGCATGGGCTCGGTCCTCGGCAGTGTCATCGCCGGCATCGTGCTGGGTGAATCGCAGGCCTTGTTCACGGCATTCCTGCCCGATATCACGCGGGCGCTGTCGTACTCGAACGCCTTCAGCGTCTTCGTGCTGATGGTTGTGCTGATGTTTCGGCCGACCGGGATCTTCGGCCGCCGGCATCTACGGATGGAATAGGACCGTGCGGGGACTGCACGCCGCCGTTCTCCTCATCGCCGCCGCGCTGGCGCTGGGGTACGGGCACCTGCTCAGTTCGTACTGGATGCACGTCGCGATCATCGCAATGTTCTACGGTATTCTGACCGCCAGCTGGTCGCTGCTGGCCGGGTACGCCGGCCTGTTCTCGCTCGGCCACATGGCGTTTGCCTCGGTGGGCGGCTACACGTCGGCGCTGCTGGTGCAGTGGTCCGGGATCCCTGTTCCGCTCGGGATGGCGGCGGGCGTGGCCGTGTGCTGCGTGCTCGGGGGCTGGATCGGCTGGGTATGCCTGCGCAT belongs to bacterium and includes:
- a CDS encoding branched-chain amino acid ABC transporter permease; the protein is FIAMAVVFGFGIVLERLLLTPLYSERTERKDEYGIIVTFGLAFFLRNMAIIVFGVFPLKPPSFVDGVQRIGALVVSNDRLVAGVVGLLLIFALLYFMNGTIWGQALDAVSQSRDSASIVGINPRRFNTLAYAVGAALAAAAGALIGPIFSLSPDMGVLPNIQSYVIVILGGMGSVLGSVIAGIVLGESQALFTAFLPDITRALSYSNAFSVFVLMVVLMFRPTGIFGRRHLRME